One part of the Sphingobium yanoikuyae genome encodes these proteins:
- the cobA gene encoding uroporphyrinogen-III C-methyltransferase, translated as MQPNDLIAPGDVWLVGAGPGDPDLLTRKAERLICAADIIFHDALVGPGILDLIPDHAERVSVGKRSGRHSKDQQTIDEMLVEAALAGKRVVRLKGGDPAMFARSTEEMTALRAVGVRVRICPGITAASAVAASAGISLSLRGIARRVQFVTAHSRRGQALDLDWDALADPACTLAVYMGREAAQELSRALIAAGLPGATPALITCDASLPQEQQLRTRLDLLPLVTQAFADDRPTLILIGKAVAQADMAMAGATDDVRRSMASR; from the coding sequence ATGCAGCCGAATGACCTCATCGCGCCGGGCGACGTCTGGCTGGTCGGTGCCGGGCCGGGCGATCCCGACCTGCTGACGCGCAAGGCCGAAAGGCTGATCTGCGCGGCGGACATCATCTTCCACGACGCGCTGGTCGGGCCGGGCATATTGGACCTCATTCCCGATCATGCCGAACGGGTCAGCGTCGGCAAGCGGTCGGGACGCCATTCGAAGGACCAGCAGACGATCGACGAGATGCTGGTGGAGGCGGCGCTGGCGGGCAAGCGGGTGGTTCGGCTGAAGGGCGGCGATCCGGCGATGTTCGCCCGTTCGACCGAGGAAATGACGGCGCTGCGCGCGGTCGGCGTTCGCGTTCGGATCTGCCCCGGCATCACCGCGGCCAGCGCCGTCGCGGCGTCGGCGGGCATTTCCCTGTCGCTGCGCGGCATTGCGCGCCGGGTCCAGTTCGTGACGGCGCACAGCCGCCGGGGTCAGGCGCTGGATCTGGATTGGGATGCCCTGGCCGATCCGGCCTGCACCCTGGCCGTCTATATGGGACGCGAGGCCGCTCAGGAACTCAGTCGCGCGCTGATCGCTGCGGGCTTGCCGGGCGCGACCCCGGCGCTCATCACCTGCGATGCGTCGCTGCCGCAGGAACAGCAGTTGCGTACGCGCCTTGATCTCCTGCCGCTGGTGACGCAGGCTTTTGCCGATGATCGTCCGACCCTGATCCTTATCGGCAAGGCGGTGGCTCAGGCCGACATGGCCATGGCTGGCGCAACGGACGATGTCCGCCGATCGATGGCATCGCGCTGA
- a CDS encoding NACHT domain-containing protein: MLDFTRIIAGVAGQRETFEELVCQIGRRVPPNGSSEFRRIHGAGGDGGVEAVWLLKNGDEVGYQAKYYVTSSGIDWGAIDNSVDTALSTHPTMTTMHIAIACSLTGPTKRRTKAGAPTANGWTEWDTHKAKWTANAATLGRAVEFVPWTAPDLEELLTRPETIGLSEYWFGAIEMTPERLATECQRTVDALEERYHPEDHVDVSTRSVFDGLLHNAALGQTIATTRAVLVDTRRLGPRPTLLGSADGARLDTIDTLATKLIDSMAQPPGPRDAAAYSGWENTALELRKLLFESIQADGDLLRKVKDKAAPSDRTTPVPIEESNDRASLEYHLDGLRKLHDAIGDVLQLLASSACRADASRLALLDGRAGSGKSHLIASEIERALASGAPALFMIGTDFTTHGTPENQTLAHFEWGQSSFDKMLGALSAHAEAAGTRGLVAIDALNEGAGAALWRGTLLGFARRVLAFPNLALCVSCRREYLDHLIMPAVTQMATTVEITGFETPADVERAARVYMDKRGIVRPATPWLNPEFSNPLFLRTTCLALQAEGRAAFPRGMRGTSEVLNFYLTSTGRHLGTSYDGSDVLVGPLRSAVLALATSMAVAMRDNVPRGDAHRIVEQAFEGFASPPSKTWLETLRFRGLLRYDPDPGTNPKDPLAAHVDVVRFSFQRFGDHLLARALLEGVPSPAGLFEPGGKLAFLLAKYGVVYEWNGLFYALFLHFADRYGVELVDELPGGFDDWWDKWSVEDAFVDSIRWRSPAAFSERTLELLNRLSRHQEDITALLVELAVVEDHPWNVELLHRNLISRTIAERDAFWTVAINAAHDDPGHPLVRLTDWSLNSGVGQASDATLGLSLATLAWSCASTSARIRDTASKAILSILATRPELAGPLFERFTSCDDPYVVERLYAALYGAALRTLDPAILSTFANVAWSNCFEVGAPVPLACQGLRARDHRTRRVGGLVRSIRRSRALPPALWLDDTQL, encoded by the coding sequence ATGCTTGATTTTACACGGATCATCGCCGGCGTTGCCGGCCAGCGCGAGACGTTCGAGGAACTGGTTTGCCAGATCGGCAGGCGCGTGCCGCCGAACGGAAGCTCCGAATTCCGTCGGATCCATGGCGCGGGCGGCGACGGCGGGGTCGAAGCCGTCTGGCTGCTTAAGAACGGCGATGAAGTCGGATACCAGGCCAAATATTACGTCACCTCCTCCGGCATCGATTGGGGCGCGATCGACAACTCGGTCGACACCGCGCTGTCGACCCACCCAACGATGACGACAATGCACATTGCCATCGCCTGCTCACTAACCGGGCCGACGAAGCGCCGGACCAAGGCGGGGGCGCCCACCGCCAACGGTTGGACCGAGTGGGACACGCACAAAGCTAAGTGGACGGCAAACGCAGCGACTCTCGGTCGGGCGGTCGAATTCGTCCCCTGGACGGCACCCGACCTTGAGGAACTGCTCACCAGACCAGAGACGATCGGACTCTCCGAATACTGGTTCGGCGCGATCGAAATGACACCGGAGCGGCTTGCGACTGAATGTCAACGAACGGTCGACGCACTCGAGGAACGGTATCACCCAGAGGACCACGTTGACGTATCGACGCGGTCGGTCTTTGACGGCCTGCTGCACAACGCCGCTCTCGGCCAAACCATCGCGACCACGCGCGCGGTTCTCGTTGATACACGGCGCCTCGGCCCTCGGCCGACCCTGCTCGGCAGTGCGGACGGTGCGCGACTGGATACGATCGACACGCTGGCCACTAAGCTGATCGACAGCATGGCGCAGCCTCCCGGCCCGCGCGACGCGGCAGCATATTCCGGCTGGGAAAACACCGCGCTCGAACTGCGAAAGCTACTGTTCGAGTCGATCCAGGCCGACGGCGACCTCCTGCGAAAGGTCAAGGACAAGGCCGCCCCATCCGACAGGACGACGCCTGTTCCGATCGAGGAAAGTAATGATCGAGCGTCCCTTGAATACCATCTCGACGGGCTGCGAAAATTGCATGACGCGATCGGCGACGTGCTGCAGCTGCTCGCGTCCAGCGCCTGCAGAGCCGATGCTTCGCGCTTAGCCCTGCTCGACGGGAGAGCTGGCTCGGGCAAGTCACACCTCATCGCCTCCGAAATCGAGCGCGCGCTGGCAAGCGGTGCGCCAGCCCTTTTCATGATCGGCACGGACTTCACCACCCACGGTACGCCCGAGAATCAGACGCTTGCACACTTTGAATGGGGCCAGTCCAGTTTCGACAAGATGCTGGGTGCGCTGTCTGCTCACGCCGAAGCGGCCGGGACACGGGGACTCGTCGCGATCGACGCGCTTAACGAAGGTGCCGGCGCCGCGCTCTGGAGGGGCACTCTACTAGGGTTCGCGCGACGGGTGCTGGCGTTCCCCAATCTGGCACTTTGCGTGTCATGTCGGCGTGAATACCTGGACCACCTGATCATGCCCGCGGTCACGCAGATGGCGACGACGGTCGAGATCACGGGCTTCGAGACCCCCGCCGACGTCGAGCGGGCGGCGCGCGTCTACATGGACAAGCGCGGCATCGTACGCCCGGCAACGCCTTGGCTGAACCCGGAATTCTCCAATCCGCTATTCCTGCGGACTACATGCCTTGCGCTCCAAGCCGAGGGGCGTGCCGCTTTCCCGCGCGGGATGCGGGGCACCAGCGAGGTGCTAAACTTCTATTTGACGTCGACCGGTCGTCATCTCGGCACGAGCTATGACGGTAGCGATGTGCTCGTCGGGCCGCTGCGCTCAGCAGTGCTGGCGCTGGCGACGTCCATGGCGGTAGCAATGCGGGACAACGTCCCGCGCGGCGACGCGCACCGGATCGTCGAGCAGGCTTTCGAAGGGTTCGCCTCTCCACCGAGCAAGACCTGGCTGGAGACCCTGCGCTTCCGGGGGCTGCTCAGATACGATCCCGACCCGGGCACCAACCCCAAGGATCCGCTCGCGGCCCACGTCGATGTGGTCCGCTTTTCATTCCAGCGCTTCGGCGACCATCTCCTGGCCCGTGCACTACTCGAAGGGGTGCCGTCCCCCGCTGGATTATTCGAGCCCGGAGGCAAGCTCGCCTTTCTCCTCGCAAAATATGGGGTCGTCTATGAGTGGAACGGGCTGTTCTACGCGCTGTTCCTGCATTTCGCCGACCGCTATGGCGTGGAACTGGTTGATGAGCTGCCGGGCGGGTTCGACGACTGGTGGGACAAGTGGTCGGTAGAGGACGCCTTCGTCGACAGCATCCGCTGGCGTTCGCCGGCGGCCTTTTCCGAACGGACGCTCGAACTGCTCAACCGCCTCAGCCGACATCAGGAAGACATCACCGCGCTGCTGGTTGAACTTGCGGTCGTCGAGGATCACCCTTGGAACGTCGAGCTCCTCCACCGCAACCTGATCTCCCGGACCATTGCAGAGCGCGACGCCTTCTGGACAGTCGCGATCAACGCCGCCCATGACGATCCTGGTCATCCACTCGTCCGCCTCACAGACTGGAGCCTGAACTCCGGCGTCGGCCAGGCCTCCGACGCCACCTTGGGCCTTTCGCTCGCAACTCTCGCCTGGAGCTGTGCCAGCACAAGCGCTCGCATCCGTGACACGGCGTCGAAGGCGATCCTCTCGATCCTCGCGACCCGCCCCGAGCTCGCCGGGCCGCTGTTCGAGCGCTTCACCAGCTGCGACGATCCATACGTCGTGGAACGGCTCTACGCGGCGCTGTACGGAGCAGCGCTGAGAACGCTAGATCCTGCCATCCTGAGCACATTCGCGAACGTCGCCTGGAGTAATTGCTTCGAGGTCGGCGCCCCAGTTCCACTTGCTTGCCAGGGACTACGCGCGCGGGACCATAGAACTCGCCGTGTCGGCGGGCTCGTGCGATCCATCCGTCGATCTCGTGCGCTGCCGCCCGCCTTATGGCTCGACGACACCCAGCTTTAG
- a CDS encoding NACHT domain-containing protein: MTGSNSQEPEAAVTAVNHARGAAPASGLNFQAAVTAIAAVHLLDGSPVGWLDELAHDAPLAIWAESGGPGDDVRLELAAATVEVQAKSGLRADDKLWDALLDLARGLNARQIAFGVLAVSPDSSQTVRHKLERDLRLIGSGRTDRLFDIGHKWIAKLEAEGFDLVTISRGLRIQTVAATDGNVDAVRAAKAVLGRHCGSAAADRAWYALLEGAHTLIARKGRWDLLAVVRLLMAAGVPLAQDGSRGRAAAKLIAWVSSANQDFMVFGADRPIPLDDAWIALNTRLIDTAAMPADPAAAIARYRGLEPQGSGQERERTYDAEFVGRFRRRAVIVAGPGLGKSTLLRRQAQRYSGDGYPVLKVQLRKVAASLAAGKTFEASVVRHGLDGSGIDSGNLPDPGGDGWVLLADGLDECGSGQDDVAGGLSRFAAGHPECRIIVTTRPIGYETVALAAWPHYELTRPDSSSAAAHVGRLIEAIAPEGSPLKADGDDAAMVAFRRDGPANEIGTDPQLLGMAASLIVRGEPLGGSRTQLFQQLFSSVERSASVQATRHAVDLELAKAVLDRLGWWVTAEPLCGYDAILKHATADIAARLGTKPLAASRQVRDAMQFWERIGVIERIHHRHMPLLAFVHKSFGEYAAARHLAGMDDDARADALREVARSAEWAEVLSFAAGLGLGATVVDTLLGEGELARAVTIAADLAVDLPRDIAERLGDTAFAALEQGHRDRMKIAFALVTFAARHPEVIGPKAAERLDAADEELQQIAWACAVETGPRYHDPDRAAQHAVAMLEREGSGVRTSIMGGIRLMRSDRFDLARRMALTNLKLLATRLSKTEIEAHVGRLTADGNSATVRFLQDVTDLVEPLGIRPNWPKRRAGSLSDMMRRDSEYGQAETRAMHRLMDAIASAIGMDMQGTPAEPLDVNRHPLLQLSALIQIIGYWESDGREVWSWDKPYSREAVAEILRVVIVLSDIDCVRLAREVATIRRKLADEWRSIFFWALSDIHQVDVDDPRWERLAEASPDLALVERAVEHEAVWVMSVATEILARAGTSSEHVAKMLATKSGLALASAGYLALQLGEPAGSTLLLDRLEGPHVGGMRHLFYNLGSTATAWTERIAAVAERHILGQSEWTANAAAKFILGRAKAGAAIDPDMLWRSYRHWQTHEPRNDAGGVIPDTPRAPLFDALLVRHAVSDDQLIEAAGDYRHDVSKSAKEQLMARAAQDPAFVRRLGAGIVDGTLGPHLTRELLSASVPLDADTIETIVQRLDDPSPQWRLAASAILRADALPRARVHTLLAQLARDERAEIREAAARIEQDLST; encoded by the coding sequence ATGACTGGATCGAACAGCCAAGAGCCCGAAGCAGCGGTGACCGCCGTCAACCACGCGCGGGGGGCCGCCCCGGCGTCGGGCCTTAATTTCCAGGCGGCCGTGACCGCCATCGCCGCCGTTCATCTGCTCGACGGCAGTCCGGTCGGGTGGCTCGACGAGCTTGCTCATGACGCCCCGCTTGCGATCTGGGCGGAGAGCGGCGGACCGGGCGATGATGTCCGTCTCGAGCTTGCCGCCGCCACGGTCGAGGTTCAGGCGAAGAGCGGGCTCCGTGCGGACGACAAGCTGTGGGACGCCCTGCTTGACCTAGCGCGCGGCCTGAACGCGAGACAGATTGCGTTCGGTGTCCTGGCGGTCTCCCCCGACAGCAGCCAGACGGTGCGGCACAAGCTCGAGCGCGACTTGCGCCTGATCGGCAGCGGCCGGACCGACCGGCTTTTCGACATCGGCCACAAGTGGATTGCCAAGCTCGAGGCGGAGGGTTTCGACCTAGTGACCATCTCGCGCGGGCTCCGGATCCAGACGGTCGCCGCGACCGACGGCAATGTCGATGCCGTCCGCGCCGCCAAGGCCGTACTCGGGCGGCATTGCGGCAGCGCCGCCGCCGATCGGGCCTGGTATGCACTGCTCGAAGGCGCCCATACGCTGATCGCGCGCAAGGGCCGCTGGGATTTGCTGGCCGTTGTCCGGCTGCTCATGGCGGCTGGCGTGCCGCTGGCGCAGGACGGCTCGCGCGGCCGAGCGGCCGCGAAACTGATCGCCTGGGTCAGCAGCGCCAATCAGGACTTTATGGTGTTCGGCGCGGACCGGCCGATCCCGCTCGACGATGCTTGGATCGCGCTGAACACGCGGCTGATCGACACGGCGGCGATGCCGGCCGATCCAGCGGCGGCGATCGCGCGCTATCGCGGTCTCGAACCACAAGGCAGCGGACAGGAGCGTGAGCGGACCTATGATGCCGAGTTCGTCGGCAGGTTCCGGCGTAGGGCGGTCATCGTCGCCGGCCCAGGACTTGGCAAATCGACGCTGCTTCGGCGGCAGGCGCAACGTTATAGCGGTGACGGCTATCCGGTGCTCAAGGTCCAGCTACGCAAGGTCGCGGCCTCGCTCGCGGCGGGGAAGACGTTCGAGGCAAGCGTCGTCCGCCACGGTCTGGATGGCTCGGGGATCGATTCTGGCAACCTTCCCGATCCCGGCGGCGATGGTTGGGTTCTGCTCGCCGATGGTCTCGACGAATGCGGCAGCGGGCAGGACGATGTGGCCGGTGGGCTGAGCCGCTTTGCCGCCGGACATCCCGAATGCCGCATCATCGTGACCACCCGGCCGATCGGCTATGAGACCGTGGCGCTGGCGGCTTGGCCGCATTACGAACTGACCCGGCCCGACAGCAGCAGCGCGGCCGCGCATGTCGGCCGGCTGATCGAGGCGATCGCGCCGGAGGGTAGTCCGCTCAAGGCGGATGGCGATGACGCCGCTATGGTGGCATTTCGCCGCGACGGGCCGGCGAACGAGATCGGGACCGATCCGCAATTGCTGGGCATGGCGGCCTCGCTCATCGTGCGCGGCGAACCGCTCGGCGGCTCACGGACCCAGCTCTTCCAGCAGCTATTCTCATCGGTCGAGCGCAGCGCGTCGGTGCAGGCGACGCGTCATGCGGTCGATCTGGAACTCGCGAAGGCGGTGCTCGACCGGCTTGGCTGGTGGGTCACCGCCGAGCCGCTCTGCGGATATGATGCCATCCTCAAGCACGCGACCGCGGACATTGCCGCGCGGCTCGGGACGAAGCCGCTTGCTGCTTCGCGGCAGGTGCGCGACGCCATGCAGTTCTGGGAACGGATCGGCGTGATCGAGCGGATCCATCACCGCCACATGCCGCTCCTCGCCTTCGTGCATAAGAGTTTCGGTGAATATGCCGCGGCTCGTCACCTGGCGGGGATGGACGATGACGCACGGGCGGACGCGTTGCGGGAAGTCGCACGCTCGGCCGAGTGGGCCGAGGTGCTGAGCTTCGCTGCCGGCCTCGGCTTGGGCGCCACCGTCGTCGATACGCTGCTCGGAGAAGGCGAACTGGCGCGGGCGGTGACGATCGCGGCCGATCTCGCGGTCGATCTCCCGCGCGATATCGCCGAGCGCCTGGGCGACACCGCCTTCGCCGCGCTCGAACAGGGGCACCGCGATCGCATGAAGATCGCCTTCGCGCTGGTAACATTTGCGGCGCGCCATCCCGAGGTGATCGGCCCAAAAGCCGCCGAGCGGCTCGATGCGGCGGATGAGGAATTGCAGCAAATCGCCTGGGCCTGCGCGGTTGAAACCGGTCCCCGCTATCATGATCCCGACCGCGCCGCGCAGCACGCGGTGGCGATGCTCGAACGCGAAGGCTCGGGCGTGCGGACCTCGATCATGGGCGGCATCCGGCTGATGCGCTCGGACCGCTTCGACCTCGCGCGGCGTATGGCACTTACCAACCTCAAGCTCCTCGCCACTCGCCTCAGCAAGACCGAAATCGAGGCGCACGTCGGCCGGCTGACCGCCGACGGCAATTCGGCAACGGTCAGGTTCCTGCAGGACGTCACCGATCTCGTCGAGCCCTTGGGAATCAGGCCGAATTGGCCCAAGCGTCGCGCGGGTTCGCTGTCGGACATGATGCGTCGCGATAGCGAATATGGCCAAGCTGAGACCAGGGCGATGCACCGTTTGATGGACGCTATCGCCAGTGCGATCGGCATGGACATGCAGGGCACGCCCGCCGAACCCCTCGACGTCAACCGACATCCCCTGCTTCAGCTCTCGGCGCTGATCCAGATCATCGGCTATTGGGAGTCCGACGGACGCGAGGTCTGGTCCTGGGACAAACCCTATTCGCGCGAGGCCGTTGCCGAGATCTTGCGCGTGGTCATTGTCCTCTCGGACATCGATTGCGTGCGGCTTGCGCGCGAGGTCGCAACGATCCGCCGCAAACTGGCCGATGAATGGCGATCCATTTTTTTCTGGGCGCTCTCGGATATTCATCAGGTCGATGTTGACGATCCACGGTGGGAACGGCTTGCCGAGGCCTCGCCCGACCTCGCGCTGGTCGAGCGCGCCGTTGAACATGAGGCCGTCTGGGTCATGTCGGTCGCCACCGAAATCCTCGCCCGCGCCGGGACCAGTTCCGAACATGTTGCGAAAATGTTGGCCACCAAATCCGGCCTCGCCCTCGCATCGGCAGGCTATCTGGCATTACAATTGGGCGAACCAGCCGGCAGCACTCTCCTGCTCGATCGCCTCGAAGGTCCGCATGTCGGCGGGATGCGGCATCTCTTCTATAATCTGGGGTCGACCGCGACGGCATGGACCGAGCGCATCGCCGCCGTGGCCGAGCGCCACATTCTTGGGCAATCCGAATGGACCGCCAATGCCGCGGCGAAGTTCATTCTCGGCAGGGCCAAGGCCGGCGCCGCAATCGATCCCGATATGCTATGGCGCAGCTATCGGCATTGGCAGACACATGAACCGCGCAATGACGCCGGCGGCGTCATTCCCGATACGCCGCGCGCGCCGCTGTTCGATGCATTGCTGGTCAGGCATGCGGTCAGCGACGACCAACTCATCGAAGCCGCCGGCGATTATCGCCACGATGTAAGCAAGTCGGCCAAAGAACAGCTGATGGCGCGCGCCGCGCAGGATCCCGCCTTCGTTCGGCGGCTCGGCGCCGGCATTGTCGACGGCACGCTCGGCCCCCACCTCACCCGCGAGCTTCTGTCTGCCAGCGTGCCGCTCGACGCGGACACGATCGAAACGATCGTGCAGCGTCTCGACGATCCCTCGCCGCAATGGCGGCTTGCCGCATCGGCGATCCTGCGGGCCGATGCGCTACCTCGGGCGCGCGTCCATACACTGCTCGCGCAACTTGCACGCGACGAGCGAGCCGAGATCCGCGAGGCGGCGGCCCGTATCGAACAGGATCTGTCAACCTAG